Proteins encoded together in one Macrobrachium rosenbergii isolate ZJJX-2024 chromosome 45, ASM4041242v1, whole genome shotgun sequence window:
- the LOC136829946 gene encoding tigger transposable element-derived protein 1-like: MDSAPAHPPDMEYELADEFSWLKVKFLPPRTTSLIQPMDQQIIANFKKLYAKALFQRYFEVTSETSLTLTEFWKEHFHILSCVRLINKAWADVSKRTLRAVWRSLWSDGAPLRDFEGFDAPGQLGDDPEAEPLPLPDPDVEEIVSVAKSMGLEVNSDDIEELVAEHYTELTTEELQELHKEQQKILAGVVSGEEESKEESTSKEIKEMLLHWEMRVCVSVANAMFTCAVRY; this comes from the coding sequence ATGGATAGTGCCCCTGCCCACCCCCCAGACATGGAATATGAGTTGGCAGACGAGTTTAGCTGGCTAAAGGTCAAATTTTTGCCACCCAGAACTACCTCACTAatccagcccatggaccagcagatCATTGCTAATTTCAAAAAGCTCTACGCGAAGGCACTTTTCCAAAGGTATTTTGAAGTTACCAGTGAAACCAGCCTAACTTTGACCGAATTCTGGAAGGAACATTTCCACATTCTGAGTTGTGTCAGGCTGATAAACAAAGCATGGGCAGATGTTTCTAAGAGGACTCTAAGAGCAGTTTGGAGAAGCCTTTGGTCTGATGGGGCTCCTCTTAGGGACTTTGAAGGTTTCGATGCCCCTGGTCAGCTTGGAGATGACCCTGAAGCTGAACCCCTTCCTCTGCCTGACCCagatgttgaggaaattgtttctgtAGCCAAGTCCATGGGCTTGGAGGTGAATTCTGATGACATCGAGGAGCTGGTGGCAGAACACTACACTGAGCTAACAACGGAGGAACTCCAAGAACTTCACAAGGAGCAACAGAAGATTTTGGCTGGGGTGGTGTCTGGAGAGGAGGAGAGCAAGGAGGAGTCAACTTCtaaagaaataaaggagatgCTTCTGCACTGGGAGATGCGCGTCTGCGTatctgtagcgaatgcaatgtttacgtgtgctgttCGGTACTGA
- the LOC136829945 gene encoding solute carrier family 35 member F6-like: protein MYWIPAGIFSGNPRGVLEDVPDAFYQMGSNPVLIAAVLGNIISIAFFNFAGVSVTKELTATTRMVLDSVRTLVIWLFSLAVGWQDFQYLQPIGFTILVIGMFIYNDLVFLPFARSRGWINDLSAGSFAKDSPDAAVEPM, encoded by the exons ATGTACTGGATACCAGCTGGTATTTTTAGTGGTAATCCACGAGGTGTCTTGGAAGATGTTCCGGATGCTTTCTATCAGATGGGATCCAATCCTGTACTTATTGCTGCTGTTTTAG GCAACATAATTAGTATAGCATTCTTCAACTTTGCTGGTGTTAGTGTTACAAAGGAATTAACTGCCACGACAAGAATGGTCCTAGATTCCGTTCGAACTCTTGTAATATGGCTGTTTTCATTGGCAGTTGGATGGCAAGATTTCCAATATTTGCAG CCTATTGGATTTACTATACTTGTGATTGGCATGTTCATTTACAACGATCTAGTCTTTTTGCCATTTGCAAGAAGTAGAGGTTGGATCAATGATTT ATCTGCAGGATCATTTGCAAAGGATAGCCCAGATGCTGCAGTGGAGCCTATGTAA